A window from bacterium encodes these proteins:
- a CDS encoding helix-turn-helix domain-containing protein, with translation MTFSELKELLETSDGNLSVHARKLEDAGYLSCKKSFVKRTPKTEFRITSKGRRGLERYLAHMEAIIHATRGE, from the coding sequence ATGACCTTCTCCGAGCTCAAGGAGCTGCTCGAGACCAGCGACGGCAACCTGAGCGTCCACGCTCGCAAGCTCGAGGACGCGGGCTATTTGAGCTGCAAGAAGAGCTTCGTCAAGCGAACGCCCAAGACCGAGTTTCGGATCACCTCGAAGGGCCGGCGTGGACTCGAGCGATACCTCGCGCACATGGAGGCGATCATCCACGCCACCCGTGGCGAGTAA
- the uppS gene encoding di-trans,poly-cis-decaprenylcistransferase, which yields MQSTLPKHDPLHVGIIMDGNGRWAAQHGLRRTAGHRQGAEAVRRTVEAAGELGIDVLTLYAFSADNWQRPSSEVRALMYLFEDFLSRERDRLVENDVRLNVIGRRDRLRPSIVSAIESSERATRACSSLLLRLAVDYSARWAIAAASRLGTQAAIGPVPDPVSDLTCRIERVTHSVAGVPPVDLLIRTSGEQRLSDFLLWESAYAELLFLPVLWPDFGPEQLATAVEDFHNRNRRFGRLPALAS from the coding sequence ATGCAAAGTACACTGCCAAAACACGACCCGCTCCATGTCGGCATCATCATGGACGGAAACGGCCGCTGGGCCGCTCAACACGGCCTCCGACGCACCGCCGGCCACCGACAGGGAGCGGAGGCCGTGCGCCGCACGGTCGAAGCCGCCGGCGAGCTCGGAATCGACGTACTCACCCTGTACGCGTTCTCGGCCGACAACTGGCAGCGACCGTCGAGCGAGGTCCGAGCCTTGATGTACCTGTTCGAGGACTTCCTGTCTCGCGAACGCGACCGCCTGGTCGAGAACGACGTCCGGCTCAACGTCATCGGCCGCCGAGACCGGCTCCGCCCCTCGATCGTGAGCGCCATCGAGAGCTCCGAGCGGGCTACCCGGGCTTGCTCGTCGCTACTTCTGCGCCTCGCCGTCGACTACTCCGCTCGTTGGGCGATTGCCGCGGCTTCCCGTCTGGGAACCCAGGCCGCGATCGGTCCGGTACCGGATCCGGTGTCGGATCTCACCTGCCGTATCGAGCGCGTGACCCACTCGGTGGCGGGTGTGCCGCCGGTAGACCTCCTTATCCGCACCAGCGGCGAGCAGCGGCTCTCGGACTTCCTGCTCTGGGAATCGGCGTACGCCGAGCTGCTCTTCCTTCCCGTTCTCTGGCCGGACTTCGGCCCGGAACAGCTCGCCACCGCGGTGGAGGATTTCCACAACCGGAATCGGCGCTTCGGACGCCTGCCGGCTCTGGCCTCCTGA